The following proteins are encoded in a genomic region of Odocoileus virginianus isolate 20LAN1187 ecotype Illinois chromosome 14, Ovbor_1.2, whole genome shotgun sequence:
- the ZNF622 gene encoding cytoplasmic 60S subunit biogenesis factor ZNF622 isoform X1 produces the protein MATYTCNTCRAVLEDAEAQRAHYKTDWHRYNLRRKVAGMAPVSAEGFQERVRAQRALAEPESKGAATYCTVCSKKFASFKAYENHLRSRRHVELEKQAVSRKVALMNEKNLEKGLGVDNVDKDAVNVAIQQVIKAQPSTSPKKAAPAPEAEPGCPVAAGGRGTQPRDPGEKPPRLQWFERQAKKLAKQQGEEESEEDLDGDEWEDIDSDEDLECEDAEATEEEVEEEQDAEEEEAGGSAPLGAIPITDCLFCPHHSSSLTKNVAHMTKVHSFFIPDIEYLSDLKGLIKYLGEKVGVGKICLWCNERGKSFYSTEAVQAHMNDRSHCKLFTDGDALLEFADFYDFRSSYPDHKEGEDRDETEELPSEKTLDYDDETMELILPSGARVGHRSLMRYYKQRLGLSRAVAVAKNQKAVGRVLQQYRALGWTGSAGAALVRQRDMQYVQRMKSKWMLKMGMKNNATRQMHFRPQVLF, from the exons ATGGCGACCTACACCTGCAACACCTGCCGGGCGGTGTTGGAAGACGCGGAGGCGCAGCGGGCCCACTACAAGACAGACTGGCACCGCTACAATCTGAGGCGCAAAGTGGCCGGCATGGCCCCGGTCAGCGCCGAGGGCTTCCAGGAGCGGGTGCGGGCACAGCGGGCCCTGGCGGAGCCGGAGAGCAAGGGCGCGGCCACCTATTGCACCGTCTGCAGTAAGAAGTTTGCCTCCTTCAAGGCCTACGAAAACCACCTCAGGTCCCGGCGGCACGTGGAGCTCGAGAAGCAGGCGGTGAGTCGGAAAGTGGCGCTCATGAACGAGAAGAACTTGGAGAAAGGGCTGGGCGTGGACAATGTGGACAAGGATGCGGTGAACGTGGCCATCCAGCAGGTCATCAAGGCTCAGCCGTCCACGTCTCCCAAGAAGGCGGCGCCAGCGCCCGAGGCGGAGCCGGGGTGTCCCGTGGCCGCCGGAGGACGTGGGACTCAGCCGCGAGACCCGGGCGAGAAACCTCCCCGGCTGCAGTGGTTTGAACGGCAGGCGAAGAAGCTGGCGAAACAGCAGGGGGAGGAAGAGAGTGAGGAAGACCTAGATGGGGACG AGTGGGAGGATATTGACTCTGATGAGGACTTGGAATGTGAGGATGCTGAAGCCacggaggaggaggtggaggaggagcaggatgcagaggaggaggaggcaggaggaagcgCCCCCCTTGGTGCCATCCCCATCACGGACTGCTTGTTTTGTCCACATCACTCAAGCTCTCTCACGAAGAATGTGGCTCATATGACCAAAGTCCACAGCTTCTTTATTCCTGATATAGAGTATCTTTCAGATCTTAAGGGGCTGATTAAATATTTGG GAGAGAAAGTTGGTGTTGGGAAGATTTGCTTGTGGTGCAACGAGAGAGGAAAGTCCTTCTACTCCACAGAGGCGGTACAGGCGCACATGAATGACCGGAGTCACTGTAAGCTCTTCACAGATGGGGACGCTCTTTTGGAATTTGCGGACTTCTATGATTTTAG GAGTAGCTACCCAGATCACAAAGAAGGTGAGGACCGTGATGAGACTGAGGAGCTGCCctcagaaaagaccctggatTATGACGATGAAACCATGGAGCTGATTCTCCCTTCTG GTGCCAGGGTGGGTCATCGCTCCTTGATGAGGTACTACAAACAGCGGCTTGGCTTGTCGAGAGCTGTGGCGGTCGCTAAGAATCAGAAGGCTGTGGGCCGGGTCCTCCAGCAGTACAGAGCCCTGGGGTGGACTGGCAGCGCAG gagCAGCTCTGGTGCGCCAGCGGGACATGCAGTATGTCCAGAGGATGAAGTCGAAGTGGATGCTGAAGATGGGGATGAAGAACAATGCCACCAGGCAGATGCACTTCCGGCCCCAGGTGCTGTTCTGA
- the ZNF622 gene encoding cytoplasmic 60S subunit biogenesis factor ZNF622 isoform X2 gives MATYTCNTCRAVLEDAEAQRAHYKTDWHRYNLRRKVAGMAPVSAEGFQERVRAQRALAEPESKGAATYCTVCSKKFASFKAYENHLRSRRHVELEKQAVSRKVALMNEKNLEKGLGVDNVDKDAVNVAIQQVIKAQPSTSPKKAAPAPEAEPGCPVAAGGRGTQPRDPGEKPPRLQWFERQAKKLAKQQGEEESEEDLDGDEWEDIDSDEDLECEDAEATEEEVEEEQDAEEEEAGGSAPLGAIPITDCLFCPHHSSSLTKNVAHMTKVHSFFIPDIEYLSDLKGLIKYLGEKVGVGKICLWCNERGKSFYSTEAVQAHMNDRSHCKLFTDGDALLEFADFYDFRSSYPDHKEGEDRDETEELPSEKTLDYDDETMELILPSGAALVRQRDMQYVQRMKSKWMLKMGMKNNATRQMHFRPQVLF, from the exons ATGGCGACCTACACCTGCAACACCTGCCGGGCGGTGTTGGAAGACGCGGAGGCGCAGCGGGCCCACTACAAGACAGACTGGCACCGCTACAATCTGAGGCGCAAAGTGGCCGGCATGGCCCCGGTCAGCGCCGAGGGCTTCCAGGAGCGGGTGCGGGCACAGCGGGCCCTGGCGGAGCCGGAGAGCAAGGGCGCGGCCACCTATTGCACCGTCTGCAGTAAGAAGTTTGCCTCCTTCAAGGCCTACGAAAACCACCTCAGGTCCCGGCGGCACGTGGAGCTCGAGAAGCAGGCGGTGAGTCGGAAAGTGGCGCTCATGAACGAGAAGAACTTGGAGAAAGGGCTGGGCGTGGACAATGTGGACAAGGATGCGGTGAACGTGGCCATCCAGCAGGTCATCAAGGCTCAGCCGTCCACGTCTCCCAAGAAGGCGGCGCCAGCGCCCGAGGCGGAGCCGGGGTGTCCCGTGGCCGCCGGAGGACGTGGGACTCAGCCGCGAGACCCGGGCGAGAAACCTCCCCGGCTGCAGTGGTTTGAACGGCAGGCGAAGAAGCTGGCGAAACAGCAGGGGGAGGAAGAGAGTGAGGAAGACCTAGATGGGGACG AGTGGGAGGATATTGACTCTGATGAGGACTTGGAATGTGAGGATGCTGAAGCCacggaggaggaggtggaggaggagcaggatgcagaggaggaggaggcaggaggaagcgCCCCCCTTGGTGCCATCCCCATCACGGACTGCTTGTTTTGTCCACATCACTCAAGCTCTCTCACGAAGAATGTGGCTCATATGACCAAAGTCCACAGCTTCTTTATTCCTGATATAGAGTATCTTTCAGATCTTAAGGGGCTGATTAAATATTTGG GAGAGAAAGTTGGTGTTGGGAAGATTTGCTTGTGGTGCAACGAGAGAGGAAAGTCCTTCTACTCCACAGAGGCGGTACAGGCGCACATGAATGACCGGAGTCACTGTAAGCTCTTCACAGATGGGGACGCTCTTTTGGAATTTGCGGACTTCTATGATTTTAG GAGTAGCTACCCAGATCACAAAGAAGGTGAGGACCGTGATGAGACTGAGGAGCTGCCctcagaaaagaccctggatTATGACGATGAAACCATGGAGCTGATTCTCCCTTCTG gagCAGCTCTGGTGCGCCAGCGGGACATGCAGTATGTCCAGAGGATGAAGTCGAAGTGGATGCTGAAGATGGGGATGAAGAACAATGCCACCAGGCAGATGCACTTCCGGCCCCAGGTGCTGTTCTGA